From Thalassotalea psychrophila:
TGGTTTAACTGTGCTGTTTTCTATACCAAACAATGACTGGATAACGCAGCTAGTTAATACACTTTTAGGTGTAAACTTAGTTACCTTAACTGAACAATTACCGCTTGCCTCATTACAAACCGGAGCAGGAATATTTGCTTTGTTAGCTGGCTTTACTGGCATTTATTACATGAATAAATGTTATCAAATTAAGGCGCGCCCATTTTGGAATCACTGGCAAACAGTGACTTCGTTTAGTGGTAACAGCTTATCTTTGGGCGCTTTTGTTAGTGGTGTCGTGGTGATTTCTACCATGTTGGTACAATCGGTAGACACTACACTAGTTAAGCAAGCAATAGCGGTAATTGGCGGCGTATTTTTATTAGGTATGGTTATTGAAGCTCTCGGGTTAATTCGTCATAACTATGATTTAAACCGTAATGAGAATGAAGGCGGCGCAGCGCACTATGTACAATGTACTACCTTTGGTAAAACCTACTTATTGCGCAATTATTTGCTAGGTATCAACATTGTGCTAACTAGTGCCTTATTGGCCTATTCATTATTTGCAGGCGTAACTACGCTGGTATTAGTTTTGTGGTCACTATTGGCCTTATTAAACTGTTTCACTGCGATGGTTGGTCGGGCATTATTTTATATATTAGTGATCCCTACGACTATGCCTGGAGCGTTTTTCTGGAAAAACAAAGGCTTTGAAGAACATGCTCGTGAGATAGGTTTAGCAGATAACCCAACTACTGGTGTAGCACCTTTGGCGCATTAACTATGAAAAAGATGGAATTAACTCTAGAACAAACGATAAACAAAACTTGCTTAATTGGCCTAAGCTATTTTGATGCTGCGCATAATTTACTTAAACAAAGTATGCTCGCCGGGACAGTTACTGCGATAGATAAAGAAATGGGTATTACCGTTTCTTTATTATCCACAGCTGATACTAAAGACACGCAAAAAGCAGCAAATTTTATCTTGCCGGTGAATTTAGCTTGTTGGTTTATAGCCCCTAAAGGTGATTTTCATACTAGCCAGTCTGGCGTAAAAATTACTAACCCAGATTACTTGGTTACTTGGGATATTTATCAAACTAAAGCGCAAAAGCCAGAACAAGTAAATGATGGTAAACCGGTTGATGGTGAGCAGCAATGGTGGAAATGGCTACCCAGAACAGAGCCGCCACAAATAGGTTGATAAAGACTCATTAATGTATCCATAATGAAGCTATTAGTGAACACATGGAACATATATGAAGAGTAAATCAATACTGATCACCGGCTGCTCGTCTGGTATTGGCCTAGATTCGGCAAAAACATTATTAGCAAGAGGCTATCAAGTGTTTGCCACAGCCAGAAAGCAAGCCGATGTCGACAAATTAACTGCCCAAGGTTTGCAAGCAATACGCTTAGACCTTGGTGAGCTAAGTTCTATTGAACAAGCGCTGGCGCAGGTACTTGAAGTAACCGGTGGTACCCTTGATTATTTATTTAATAATGGCGCTTATGGGCAGCCGGGTGCTGTTGAAGATCTTACCACTGATGTATTACGCCAACAATTTGAAGCTAACGTGTTTGGTTGGCATGAATTAACCATCCAAGTGCTCAAAATTATGCGCGCCCAAGGGCATGGCCGTATAGTGCAAAATAGTTCAGTATTAGGTTTTGTTTGTATGCCATATAGAGGCGCCTATAACGCTTCAAAATTTGCTATCGAAGGCTTAACCGATACGCTCAGGTTAGAATTAAAAAATACTAATATTCAAATTAGCATTTTACAACCGGGTCCTATCGACACGCACTTTAGACAAAATGCACTGCAAGCGTTTAAGCAAAATATTGATTGGCAACATAGTATTCACAGCAATAATTATCAAAAACAGATTGATCGCTTAGCAAGTACAGAACCAGCCAGCGGCTTTACTTTACAAGCAAGTGCGGTAACTCGTTGTTTAATTCATGCTTTGGAAAGTAAACGCCCAAAAATTCGATACCGCATAACGTTTCCAACTAAATTGTTCGCCATTCTCAAACGCCTATTACCCAATCGTTGGTTAGATGTATTGTTAAATAAAGGTTGAGAGGTAGAAGGTCAAGGATTAAAGGATTAAAGGAGTCAAGGAGTCAAGGGGGGCAGGAAAAATTGACCGACCTAAACTATGCTTATTATAAGCCCAATTGCCTATGGTAAGCATTATG
This genomic window contains:
- a CDS encoding SDR family oxidoreductase, with the translated sequence MKSKSILITGCSSGIGLDSAKTLLARGYQVFATARKQADVDKLTAQGLQAIRLDLGELSSIEQALAQVLEVTGGTLDYLFNNGAYGQPGAVEDLTTDVLRQQFEANVFGWHELTIQVLKIMRAQGHGRIVQNSSVLGFVCMPYRGAYNASKFAIEGLTDTLRLELKNTNIQISILQPGPIDTHFRQNALQAFKQNIDWQHSIHSNNYQKQIDRLASTEPASGFTLQASAVTRCLIHALESKRPKIRYRITFPTKLFAILKRLLPNRWLDVLLNKG